The genome window AATTTTGCTAAACATTTTTTGTGCGTGAGTCATAGTTTTTCAGATCCTTAAATTACGGCTTTTGCTGCCAGCTCGGTGTACGTTTTTCAAAAAACGCGCTTAAGCCTTCCTGCCCTTGTTCTGATACGCGAATAGAGGCAATACGTTCACTGGTAATGTTAATGAGTTCATTGTCGATATCTTGATAAGCAACATCTAAAGCAAGTTGTTTTGCCTGTTTAACGGCCTCAGGGCTATTAGCTAATAGTGTGCGTACCATGGCATCGACACTTTCGTCTAATTCTTCTGGATTAACTACTTCATCGACAAGTCCTAAGCGTTGTGCTTTATCGGAAAAGAAACGTTCGGCAGTTTGAAAATAGCGACGACACGCTTTTTGACCTATAGCGTTAATGACATAAGGGCTGATAGTGGCAGGGATCAATCCGAGTTTCACTTCACTTAAGCAAAAGCTGGCTTTATTGCTAGCGATAACAATATCACAGCAACTGGCAAGTCCGACGGCACCGCCAAATGCGGCACCTTGTACCTTCGCTATGGTCGTTTGCGGCATAAAGTTCAGTGCTTTTAGCATACAGGCCAGCGCATTAGCATCACTGAGATTTTCTTCATAGCTATAACTTGCCATGCGCTTCATCCAACCAAGGTCAGCACCAGCCGAAAAGCTTTTGCCGGTAGACGCTAGCACCATGATGCTAACATCTTGACGATCGGCAAGATCCATAAAGATCTTGCTTAATTCAGCAATAACACCGTCATCAAAGGCGTTATGTTTATCTGGGTTATTCAGGGTAACGGTTGCAACGCCATATCGATCGATATCACATAAAACTTTTGCTGTTGTAGTATTATCAGTCATATCCATTCCTACATTCTAAAGAGGCCAAATTTGGTCTCTTCAATTGGCTTGTTAAGTGATGCTGAAATTGCTAAACCGAGCACCTGGCGAGTATCGGCGGGATCGATGACACCGTCATCCCATAAACGGGCAGAGGCGTAATACGGATGGCCCTGATGCTCATAGGTATCGATAATCGGTTGTTTAAATTCGGCTTCAGCTTCGGCGCTCCAGTTTTCACCCTGCTTTTCTTTTTGGTCGCGTTTAACTTGTGCTAATACACCAGCGGCTTGTTCGCCACCCATGACAGAAATTCGAGCATTAGGCCACATAAATAAGAATCTTGGATCGTAGGCTCGGCCACACATACCATAGTTACCCGCACCAAAACTGCCACCGATTAAAATGGTAAATTTAGGCACCTGTGCCGTTGCTACTGCGGTGACCATTTTGGCACCATGTTTGGCAATACCGCCAGCTTCATACTGCTGACCAACCATAAAGCCGGTAATGTTTTGTAAAAACACTAATGGAATTTTGCGTTGTGCACAAAGCTCAATAAAGTGCGCGCCTTTTTGTGCTGATTCACCAAACAAAATACCGTTATTAGCAACGATACCGACTGGGTAACCATAGATACGGGCGAAACCACATACTAACGTCGTGCCGTATAAAGCTTTAAATTCGTCGAATTCACTGCCATCAACGATACGAGCAATTACTTCTCGGATATCAAATGGCTGGCGAGAATCTTTAGGAATAATGCCGTAAATTTCACTGGTTTCATAAGCAGGCTCTTGCACAGGCTTGATGTTCATTGCGA of Thalassotalea insulae contains these proteins:
- a CDS encoding enoyl-CoA hydratase/isomerase family protein; translated protein: MDMTDNTTTAKVLCDIDRYGVATVTLNNPDKHNAFDDGVIAELSKIFMDLADRQDVSIMVLASTGKSFSAGADLGWMKRMASYSYEENLSDANALACMLKALNFMPQTTIAKVQGAAFGGAVGLASCCDIVIASNKASFCLSEVKLGLIPATISPYVINAIGQKACRRYFQTAERFFSDKAQRLGLVDEVVNPEELDESVDAMVRTLLANSPEAVKQAKQLALDVAYQDIDNELINITSERIASIRVSEQGQEGLSAFFEKRTPSWQQKP